A region of Candidatus Dormiibacterota bacterium DNA encodes the following proteins:
- a CDS encoding DUF2461 domain-containing protein, translated as MSVGPAHFTPALFEFLHELRENNERDWFQRNRARYDSDVRDPALRFVAAAGPALHRISEHIVADPRPVGGSLFRINRDVRFSADKSPYKTAVGMSFGHDRGRQGPAPGFYLHLEPGESFAGGGVHMADGPTLRLVRDAIVGRTDEWAAIVDDPAFALGFVNMGDALRRAPQGYDPAHPRVDDLRRKSYGWHARFSEAEVCDPAFMDHFVGACRTASPFSRFLAEALGAPW; from the coding sequence GTGAGCGTGGGGCCCGCCCACTTCACTCCCGCGCTCTTCGAGTTTCTGCACGAACTGCGCGAGAACAATGAGCGCGACTGGTTTCAGCGCAACCGTGCGCGCTACGACTCCGACGTCCGCGATCCTGCATTGCGGTTCGTCGCCGCCGCCGGTCCCGCCCTCCACCGCATCAGCGAGCACATCGTCGCCGACCCGCGGCCGGTGGGCGGCTCGCTGTTCCGCATCAACCGCGACGTGAGGTTCTCCGCGGACAAGAGCCCGTACAAGACCGCGGTCGGCATGTCCTTCGGTCACGACCGCGGCCGGCAGGGCCCCGCGCCGGGGTTCTACCTGCACCTCGAGCCCGGCGAGTCGTTCGCGGGCGGCGGCGTGCACATGGCCGACGGGCCCACCCTGCGCCTGGTCCGCGACGCCATCGTCGGCCGCACCGACGAGTGGGCGGCGATCGTCGACGACCCCGCCTTCGCGCTCGGGTTCGTCAACATGGGTGACGCGCTGCGGCGTGCGCCGCAGGGGTACGACCCGGCGCACCCGCGCGTCGACGACCTCAGGCGGAAGAGCTACGGGTGGCACGCGCGCTTCAGCGAGGCCGAGGTGTGCGACCCCGCGTTCATGGATCACTTCGTGGGCGCCTGTCGCACCGCGTCGCCCTTCAGCCGCTTCCTCGCGGAGGCGCTGGGGGCACCCTGGTAG
- a CDS encoding cold shock domain-containing protein — translation MLTGSVKKVVSDRGFGFIAADDGQEYFFHRSGLDSSLEFDSLGAGERVSFEIERSDKGPRARQVKSA, via the coding sequence ATGTTGACTGGTAGTGTCAAGAAGGTCGTGTCCGATCGTGGCTTCGGCTTCATTGCCGCAGACGACGGGCAGGAGTACTTCTTCCACCGCAGCGGGCTCGACAGCTCGCTCGAGTTCGACTCGCTCGGCGCCGGTGAGCGCGTGAGCTTCGAGATCGAGCGGAGCGACAAGGGCCCCCGCGCGCGTCAGGTCAAGTCGGCCTGA
- a CDS encoding RecQ family ATP-dependent DNA helicase: MPTASTAGRAEDLLSQAIPGATLHTDQARAIAALVDDAARVLVVQRTGWGKSAVYMIATRLLRERGSGPVLLVSPLLALMRDQVEAATRLGVRAATLNSSNQADWPEILADLRAGGIDLLLVSPERLNNRSFREEVLPGLAAGTGMLVIDEAHCISQWGHDFRPDYFRVRTLLPLLAEGTPVLATTATATASVVEDVATQLGVEPLVLRGDLDRESLHLGVVHLDTAAERYAWIAHNLPGFAGAGIVYTLTVAEAERLAGFLRLRGIDARGYTSQTEPEERIAIEEALRANRLRVVVATSALGMGYDKPDLAFVVHLGAPSSAVSYYQMVGRAGRAIPRADVVLLPSPDDVAVWRYFESTAFPPREQAEAVVAALEHAARPLGEAAIEARVDIRRSRLSTMLRVLDVEGAVEHVKGGWVRTGSPWEYAQDRYARVRAVREADAREMLAYARTDRCRMAFLRAALDDPRVDAETRCGRCDNCTGRPLSTDVPVALVAEAERSARDGDLVIEPRKMWPSGLEDRRGAIAAGLRAEAGRALCDALQPGYARLLRPLLDDPSSPLPGEVVDGLVGVLARWGWPQGRPVGIVPVPSRRHRALIDAVAAALGRIGRLPVFPLLERSGAEAPFQADLENSAHLCRNVLAGFTLAGPPPEGPLLLLDDLTGSGWTLTGLSALLREAGAGPVYPLVLQRGGA, encoded by the coding sequence ATCCCCACCGCCAGCACCGCCGGCCGCGCCGAGGATCTGCTGTCCCAGGCGATCCCGGGCGCCACCCTGCACACCGACCAGGCACGGGCGATCGCCGCGCTCGTGGACGACGCCGCCCGGGTGCTGGTGGTGCAGCGCACCGGTTGGGGGAAGTCGGCGGTCTACATGATCGCCACCCGGCTGCTGCGCGAGCGCGGCTCCGGGCCGGTGCTGCTGGTCAGCCCGCTGCTGGCGCTGATGCGCGACCAGGTCGAGGCGGCCACCCGCCTCGGGGTGCGCGCCGCCACCCTGAACTCGAGCAACCAGGCCGACTGGCCGGAGATTCTCGCCGACCTCCGCGCCGGCGGCATCGACCTGCTGCTGGTGAGCCCCGAGCGGCTCAACAACCGCTCCTTCCGCGAGGAGGTGCTGCCCGGGCTCGCCGCCGGCACCGGGATGCTGGTGATCGACGAGGCCCACTGCATCTCCCAGTGGGGCCACGACTTCCGGCCCGACTACTTCCGGGTGCGCACCCTGCTGCCGCTGCTGGCCGAGGGCACCCCGGTGCTGGCCACCACCGCGACCGCCACCGCGAGCGTGGTCGAGGACGTCGCCACCCAGCTCGGGGTGGAGCCACTGGTGCTCCGGGGCGACCTCGACCGCGAGAGCCTCCACCTCGGCGTCGTCCACCTCGACACCGCGGCGGAGCGCTACGCGTGGATCGCCCACAACCTGCCCGGGTTCGCTGGCGCCGGCATCGTCTACACCCTGACCGTCGCCGAGGCGGAGCGGCTGGCCGGCTTCCTCCGCCTCCGCGGCATCGACGCCCGGGGATACACCAGCCAGACCGAGCCCGAGGAGCGGATCGCGATCGAGGAGGCGCTCCGCGCCAACCGGCTGCGGGTGGTGGTCGCGACCAGCGCGCTGGGGATGGGCTACGACAAGCCCGACCTCGCGTTCGTCGTCCACCTCGGCGCCCCCAGCTCGGCGGTCTCGTACTACCAGATGGTCGGACGCGCCGGTCGCGCCATCCCCCGCGCCGACGTGGTGCTGCTGCCGTCGCCGGACGACGTCGCGGTGTGGCGCTACTTCGAGAGCACCGCCTTCCCGCCCCGCGAGCAGGCCGAGGCCGTGGTCGCCGCGCTCGAGCACGCCGCCCGTCCCCTCGGCGAGGCGGCGATCGAGGCCAGGGTCGACATCCGGCGGTCGCGCCTCTCCACGATGCTGCGGGTGCTCGACGTCGAGGGGGCGGTGGAGCATGTCAAGGGCGGCTGGGTGCGCACCGGCAGCCCCTGGGAGTACGCCCAGGACCGCTATGCCCGGGTGCGGGCGGTGCGCGAGGCCGACGCCCGGGAGATGCTCGCCTACGCCCGCACCGACCGCTGCCGCATGGCCTTCCTCCGCGCCGCCCTCGACGACCCCCGGGTCGACGCCGAGACCCGCTGCGGCCGCTGCGACAACTGCACCGGCCGGCCGCTCTCCACCGACGTCCCGGTGGCCCTGGTGGCCGAGGCGGAGCGCAGCGCCCGCGATGGCGACCTCGTCATCGAGCCGCGGAAGATGTGGCCGTCGGGGCTGGAGGATCGCCGCGGAGCGATCGCGGCCGGCCTCCGCGCCGAGGCCGGGCGGGCGCTCTGCGACGCCCTCCAGCCCGGGTACGCCCGGCTGCTCCGCCCCCTCCTCGACGACCCGTCGTCACCACTGCCCGGCGAGGTCGTCGACGGCCTGGTCGGGGTGCTCGCGCGCTGGGGGTGGCCCCAGGGCCGTCCCGTCGGCATCGTGCCGGTGCCCTCCCGCCGGCACCGGGCGCTGATCGACGCGGTGGCCGCCGCCCTCGGCCGGATCGGCCGGTTACCCGTGTTCCCGCTGCTCGAGCGGTCCGGTGCGGAGGCTCCGTTCCAGGCCGACCTGGAGAACAGCGCCCACCTGTGCCGCAACGTGCTCGCCGGCTTCACCCTCGCCGGGCCGCCTCCCGAGGGCCCGCTGCTGCTCCTCGACGACCTCACCGGGTCGGGCTGGACGCTGACCGGGCTGAGCGCGCTGCTCCGGGAGGCGGGGGCGGGGCCCGTCTACCCGCTGGTGCTGCAGCGCGGTGGTGCCTGA
- a CDS encoding permease has protein sequence MTALLDHLGGALRLSFAMFWEVLWPLALGFLLSAVVETLVSRRAISRALGRDSVRSAALATGFGAASSSCSYAAVAVARTLFRKGATFTNAIIFEFASTNLVFELGLVLLILLGWQFLSAELVGGLVMVVLLAVILRLTLRPAMVERARAQAERGLPGRMEGHGAMDMSVTDGPFLRRLLSPRALTSISHYFFMNIYSLWSDLLIGFLAAGALGAWVPDAFWSRLFLGGSGPGAEVWGALVGPLVAVISFVCSVGNVPLAAILWSGGMSFGGVISFIFADLVIIPIISIHRRYYTGRVSAYLLAVSYATMALAGLSVGLLFRALGRTPTDRHVTVFESTVSWSYNTVLDIVFLALAGLLLVRFLRTGGVAMLRAMDHPADDHDHAAIAHQH, from the coding sequence ATGACCGCGCTCCTCGACCACCTCGGCGGCGCCCTGCGGCTGTCCTTCGCGATGTTCTGGGAGGTGCTCTGGCCGCTGGCGCTCGGCTTCCTCCTCTCCGCGGTGGTGGAGACGCTGGTGTCGAGGCGGGCGATCTCGCGGGCGCTCGGCCGCGACTCGGTGCGGTCCGCGGCGCTGGCGACCGGCTTCGGCGCCGCCTCCTCCTCGTGCTCCTACGCCGCGGTGGCGGTGGCGCGCACCCTCTTCCGGAAGGGGGCGACCTTCACCAACGCGATCATCTTCGAGTTCGCCTCGACCAACCTCGTCTTCGAGCTCGGCCTGGTGCTGCTGATCCTGCTCGGCTGGCAGTTCCTCTCCGCCGAGCTGGTGGGCGGCCTGGTCATGGTGGTGCTGCTCGCGGTCATCCTCCGGCTGACCCTGCGACCCGCGATGGTCGAGCGCGCCCGCGCCCAGGCCGAGCGCGGCCTCCCCGGGAGGATGGAGGGGCACGGCGCCATGGACATGTCGGTCACCGACGGCCCCTTCCTGCGGCGCCTCCTCTCACCCCGGGCGCTGACCTCGATCAGCCACTACTTCTTCATGAACATCTACAGCCTGTGGTCCGACCTGCTGATCGGCTTCCTCGCCGCCGGGGCGCTCGGCGCCTGGGTGCCCGACGCGTTCTGGAGCAGGCTGTTCCTCGGCGGGAGCGGCCCCGGCGCCGAGGTGTGGGGGGCGCTGGTGGGGCCGCTGGTGGCGGTGATCAGCTTCGTCTGCTCGGTGGGCAACGTGCCCCTCGCGGCGATCCTCTGGTCGGGGGGGATGAGCTTCGGCGGGGTGATCTCGTTCATCTTCGCGGACCTGGTCATCATCCCGATCATCAGCATCCACCGCCGCTACTACACCGGCAGGGTGAGCGCCTACCTCCTCGCCGTCTCCTACGCGACGATGGCGCTCGCCGGGCTCTCCGTCGGCCTGCTCTTCCGCGCCCTCGGCCGCACCCCGACCGACCGCCACGTCACCGTGTTCGAGTCCACGGTCTCGTGGAGCTACAACACCGTGCTCGACATCGTCTTCCTCGCGCTGGCGGGGCTGCTCCTGGTCAGGTTCCTGCGCACCGGCGGGGTGGCGATGCTGCGGGCGATGGACCATCCCGCGGACGACCACGACCACGCCGCCATCGCCCACCAGCACTGA
- a CDS encoding MarR family transcriptional regulator, protein MSNDAIDRIVEQWNRERPDLDVSPTHVLQRITRLYLLQSASFAEVFARFDLSFGEYEVLAALKRFGPPHRLKPTELVGALVLSSGAMTNRIDRVEAAGLVERLPDPDDRRGTLVALTERGHAVVDEAVVAHVENEERLLGALSSGERRQLTDLLRTLLVSEPFTALDPRRPAGRNGVDAEPAARTRRPRRR, encoded by the coding sequence ATGTCCAATGACGCGATCGACCGGATCGTCGAGCAGTGGAACCGTGAGCGCCCCGACCTCGACGTCTCTCCCACCCACGTCCTCCAGCGGATCACCCGGCTCTACCTCCTCCAGTCGGCGAGCTTCGCGGAGGTCTTCGCGCGGTTCGACCTCAGCTTCGGCGAGTACGAGGTCCTGGCCGCCCTGAAGCGGTTCGGCCCGCCCCACCGGCTGAAGCCCACCGAGCTGGTCGGCGCCCTGGTGCTCTCGTCGGGGGCGATGACCAACCGCATCGACCGGGTCGAGGCGGCGGGCCTGGTGGAACGGCTCCCCGATCCCGACGACCGCCGCGGCACCCTGGTCGCCCTCACCGAGAGGGGACACGCGGTCGTCGACGAGGCGGTGGTGGCGCACGTGGAGAACGAGGAGCGGCTCCTGGGCGCGCTCTCGTCCGGAGAGCGCCGCCAGCTCACCGACCTGCTCCGCACCCTGCTCGTCTCCGAGCCCTTCACGGCGCTGGATCCCCGCCGTCCCGCGGGGAGGAACGGCGTCGACGCCGAGCCTGCGGCGAGGACCCGGAGGCCGCGCCGCCGCTGA
- a CDS encoding SulP family inorganic anion transporter → MHDTASLSASPERGRGPRFLDDLFASVVVVLVALPLCLGIALASGVPPALGLVTGVVGGLVVGFLQGSPVSVSGPAAGLTVLVAEIVREGGLVLLSAVVLAAGVLQFAAGLARRGRWSRAVPPSLVHGMLAGIGVLIIAGQVHVMVGAHPRESGLGNLLAVPRSLAMVLPVDAPHTEAALVGLLTIAVLLAWRRWASGRLGLVPATLVGVVAATAVANLAGLPVARVGIPDRLLSAAHPLGHAALSLLARADTWVRAAVLALVASAETLLCAGAVDRLHGGARTDHDRELRAQGIGNLICGALGALPMTAVIVRSSANVRAGGHTRASTVLHALWLLALVTLAPGVLRLVPISSLAAVLVVTGWTLIDRAAVRQLAGHGRGELAVYAVTVAGIVAIDLLTGVLLGLLAAAGMLLLRLSHIDVDLAHDPASARTTLRLRGSATFVRLPALAAALEQVAPERELHLHLDEVGHIDHAALDLLTGWVRAHRARGGLVTLVPALPAATGSPGAAEPR, encoded by the coding sequence ATGCACGACACCGCATCACTTTCGGCCTCGCCCGAGCGAGGGCGAGGCCCCCGCTTCCTCGACGACCTCTTCGCGTCGGTCGTCGTCGTCCTCGTGGCCCTGCCGCTCTGCCTGGGGATCGCCCTGGCGTCGGGCGTCCCGCCCGCCCTCGGGCTCGTCACCGGTGTGGTCGGCGGCCTGGTCGTCGGGTTCCTGCAGGGCTCGCCGGTCTCGGTCAGCGGTCCCGCCGCCGGCCTGACCGTGCTCGTCGCCGAGATCGTCCGCGAGGGTGGCCTGGTGCTCCTCTCGGCGGTCGTTCTCGCCGCGGGCGTGCTCCAGTTCGCCGCGGGGCTGGCCCGCCGGGGCCGCTGGTCGCGAGCGGTGCCCCCGTCCCTGGTCCACGGGATGCTGGCCGGCATCGGCGTGCTGATCATCGCGGGGCAGGTGCACGTCATGGTCGGCGCCCATCCGCGGGAGAGCGGCCTCGGCAACCTCCTGGCCGTCCCCCGATCCCTGGCCATGGTGCTCCCCGTCGACGCGCCGCACACCGAGGCCGCCCTGGTGGGGCTGCTGACCATCGCCGTGCTCCTCGCCTGGAGGCGGTGGGCGTCGGGGCGGCTGGGGCTGGTCCCGGCCACGCTGGTGGGCGTCGTCGCCGCCACCGCGGTCGCCAACCTCGCCGGCCTCCCGGTCGCCCGCGTGGGCATCCCCGACCGGCTGCTCAGCGCCGCGCACCCACTGGGCCACGCGGCCCTGTCGCTCCTCGCCCGCGCCGACACCTGGGTCAGGGCCGCGGTCCTCGCCCTCGTCGCCAGCGCCGAGACGCTGCTCTGCGCGGGGGCGGTCGACCGCCTCCACGGGGGGGCACGGACCGACCACGACCGGGAGCTGCGCGCCCAGGGCATCGGCAACCTGATCTGCGGCGCCCTCGGCGCCCTCCCGATGACCGCAGTCATCGTCCGGTCCAGCGCGAACGTGCGAGCCGGCGGCCACACCCGGGCCTCGACCGTGCTCCATGCGCTGTGGCTCCTCGCCCTGGTCACCCTCGCCCCGGGCGTCCTCCGGCTGGTGCCGATCTCGAGCCTGGCCGCGGTGCTGGTCGTCACCGGGTGGACGCTCATCGACCGCGCGGCGGTCCGCCAGCTCGCCGGCCACGGGCGGGGCGAGCTCGCCGTCTACGCCGTCACCGTCGCCGGCATCGTCGCCATCGACCTGCTCACCGGGGTGCTGCTCGGCCTGCTCGCCGCCGCCGGGATGCTCCTGCTCCGTCTTTCCCACATCGACGTCGACCTCGCCCACGACCCGGCCTCGGCGAGGACCACCCTGCGCCTCCGCGGCTCGGCCACCTTCGTCCGCCTCCCGGCGCTCGCCGCCGCCCTCGAGCAGGTCGCGCCGGAGCGGGAGCTGCACCTCCATCTCGACGAGGTCGGCCACATCGACCACGCCGCCCTCGACCTGCTCACCGGCTGGGTCCGGGCGCATCGCGCCCGCGGCGGCCTCGTCACCCTGGTCCCGGCGCTGCCCGCCGCCACCGGCTCGCCCGGCGCCGCCGAGCCTCGGTGA